In Silene latifolia isolate original U9 population chromosome X, ASM4854445v1, whole genome shotgun sequence, the following proteins share a genomic window:
- the LOC141620871 gene encoding uncharacterized protein LOC141620871, with protein MRGGERAQWQMNNFRAAVEDYGLRDLDFEGYDFTYNNGQEGDDNRQCRLDRAMMNETWRDLFPYAKLTQLDREWLDHGPLKVNLDARVEGFEGHKKKFKFEQIWVGPSVVRMALQVLNGAPFPAGLNTTQIILIPKKKAPDKLGDFRPISLCNVLYKIISKVLANRLKMFVGELISENQRAFTPGRLITDNILIAFEMFYYTKNSRGAGGHMALKLDMSKPYERVEWDFLEQDKLSKQLQGWRGMLFSKAGKETLIKAVAQAMPTYAMSVFKIPTIFCDELRSMVSAFWWGSDNGRRKMPWVAWSKMCKPKCRGGLDFRDFAKFNKALLGKQDWRLMTNDTCLMARVLKGKYFGDRSFVDAELGHNPSYTWRRI; from the exons ATGAGGGGAGGTGAGAGGGCTCAGTGGCAGATGAACAACTTTAGAGCGGCTGTGGAAGATTATGGATTACGGGACCTTGATTTCGAGGGGTATGATTTTACCTATAATAATGGACAAGAAGGCGATGACAACCGTCAATGTAGGCTGGATAGAGCAATGATGAACGAAACGTGGAGGGACTTGTTTCCGTATGCTAAACTTACACAATTGGATCGAGAATGGTTGGACCATGGTCCACTTAAGGTCAACCTTGATGCGAGAGTAGAAGGGTTTGAAGGACACAAGAAAAAATTCAAGTTTGAGCAAATTTGGGTAG GTCCTTCTGTGGTCCGCATGGCTTTACAAGTGCTTAATGGTGCCCCGTTTCCTGCTGGGCTGAATACTACTCAAATTATCCTTATCCCAAAGAAGAAAGCCCCGGACAAATTGGGAGATTTTCGACCTATTAGCCTATGTAATGTGCTatataaaattatttcaaaagTCTTGGCTAATAGGTTAAAAATGTTCGTTGGCGAGCTTATATCTGAAAACCAACGCGCTTTCACACCGGGTCGCCTTATCACTGATAATATTTTGATAGCTTTTGAGATGTTCTATTATACGAAAAATTCGAGAGGGGCGGGGGGGCACATGGCGCTGAAGTTGGATATGTCAAAACCTTATGAAAGGGTGGAATGGGATTTCTTAGAGCAG GATAAACTAAGCAAGCAACTTCAAGGGTGGAGAGGGATGCTCTTTAGTAAGGCGGGAAAAGAGACATTGATTAAGGCGGTTGCTCAGGCTATGCCCACCTATGCCATGAGTGTGTTCAAAATCCCGACGATATTCTGTGACGAACTACGCTCTATGGTGTCGGCTTTTTGGTGGGGATCGGACAATGGGAGGAGGAAAATGCCGTGGGTGGCGTGGAGTAAAATGTGCAAGCCAAAGTGTCGTGGAGGGTTGGATTTTCGAGATTTCGCTAAGTTCAATAAAGCTCTCTTAGGAAAACAAGATTGGAGACTAATGACAAATGATACTTGCCTTATGGCTCGAGTTCTCAAAGGGAAATATTTCGGGGATCGTTCTTTTGTGGACGCGGAACTCGGTCACAACCCGAGCTATACTTGGAGAAGGATTTAG